The following are encoded together in the Marmota flaviventris isolate mMarFla1 chromosome 18, mMarFla1.hap1, whole genome shotgun sequence genome:
- the Lmtk3 gene encoding serine/threonine-protein kinase LMTK3 isoform X1 produces MPAPGALILLAAVSASGCLASPAHPDGFALGRAPLAPPYAVVLISCSGLLAFIFLLLTCLCCKRGDVGFKEFENPEGEDCSGEYTPPAEETSSSQSLPDVYILPLAEVSLPMPAPQPSHSDMTTPLSLSRQHLSYLQEIGSGWFGKVILGELFSDYTPAQVVVKELRASAGPLEQRKFISEAQPYRSLQHPNVLQCLGLCVETLPFLLIMEFCQLGDLKRYLRAQRPPEGLSPELPPRDLRTLQRMGLEIARGLAHLHSHNYVHSDLALRNCLLTSDLTVRIGDYGLAHSNYKEDYYLTPERLWIPLRWAAPELLGELHGTFMVVDQSRESNIWSLGVTLWELFEFGAQPYRHLSDEEVLAFVVRQQHVKLARPRLKLPYADYWYDILQSCWRPPAQRPSASDLQLQLTYLLSERPPRPPPPPPPPRDGPFPWPWPPSHSAPRPGTLSSPFPLLDGFPGADPDDVLTVTESSRGLNLECLWEKARRGAGRGGGAPPWQPASAPPAPHANPSNPFYEALSTPSVLPVISARSPSVSSEYYIRLEEHGSPPEPLFPNDWDPLDPGVPAPQAPQAPSEVPQLVSETWASPLFPAPRPFPAQSSASGSFLLSGWDPEGRGAGETLAGDPAEVLGERGTAPWADEEEEEEEGSSPGEDSSSLGGGPSRRGPLPCPLCSREGACSCLPLERGDAVAGWGGHPALGCPHPPEDDSSLRAERGSLADLPLAPPTSAPPEFLDPLMGAAAPQYPGRGPPPAPPPPPPPPRASTEPAPSPDPPSAVASPGSGLSSPGPKPGDSGYETETPFSPEGAFPGGGAAEEEGVPRPRAPPEPPDPGAPRPPPDPGPHPPPGNREKPTFVVQVSTEQLLMSLREDVTRNLLGDKGVTSRETGPRKAGRGPGNREKVPGLNRDLTVLGGGKKAPNLSLPVNGVTVLENGDQRALGIEEKAAENGGLESPEREEKVLENGDLTPPRKEEKALENGELRSPEAGEKLLVNGGLVSPKSEEMVSENGSLRFPRNTERPPETGPWRAPGPWEKTLESGGPAPTIGEPAPETSLEKAPIPGEVALPQNGLETAPGPLGPAPKSGTLEPGTERRAHETGGVQRAPGAGRLDLGSGGQAPVGMGMAPGGGPGSGVDAKAGWVDSTRPQPLPPPPLEAQLRRPEPAPQRSKPEVAPEGELGVPDSRAAGDTAPSGDGDPPKPERKGPEMPRLFLDLGPPQGNSEQIKAKLSRLSLALPPLTLTPFPGPGPRRPPWEGADVGAAGGEAGGAGAPGPAEDGEDEDEDEEEDEEAGAAAGQRGSGRTRAAPVPVVVSSADADAARPLRGLLKSPRGADESEDSELERKRKMVSFHGDVTVYLFDQETPTNELSVQGPSEGDTDPSTPPAPPTPPHPATPGDGFPSNDSGFGGSFEWAEDFPLLPPPGPPLCFSRFSVSPALETPGPPARAPDARPAGTVLQAPACPLRSLSARFPAPCSSLDLPASVSSLVPLSHHDTHSAVGRVRQSGRRSWALTPPP; encoded by the exons ATGCCTGCCCCTGGCGCCCTCATCCTCCTCGCGGCCGTCTCCGCCTCTGGCTGCCTGGCGTCCCCGGCCCATCCCG ATGGATTCGCCCTGGGCCGGGCCCCTCTGGCTCCTCCCTACGCCGTGGTCCTCATTTCCTGCTCCGGCCTGCTGgccttcatcttcctcctcctcacctgtCTGTGCTGCAAAAGGGGCGATGTCGGTTTCAAG GAGTTTGAGAACCCTGAAGGAGAGGACTGCTCTGGGGAGTACACTCCCCCAGCAGAGGAGACCTCCTCATCACAGTCGCTGCCTGATGTCTACATTCTCCCGCTGGCTGAGGTCTCCTTGCCAATGCCTGCCCCGCAACCTTCACACTCAG ACATGACCACCCCTTTGAGTCTTAGCCGCCAGCACCTCAGCTACCTGCAAGAGATTGGGAGTGGCTGGTTTGGGAAG GTGATCCTCGGAGAGCTCTTCTCTGACTACACCCCAGCCCAGGTGGTGGTGAAGGAGCTCCGAGCCAGCGCAGGGCCGCTGGAGCAGCGCAAGTTCATCTCGGAAGCTCAGCCTTACAG GAGCCTGCAGCACCCCAACGTCCTCCAGTGCCTGGGCCTCTGTGTGGAGACGCTGCCCTTCCTGCTGATCATGGAGTTCTGTCAGCTG GGGGACCTGAAGCGTTACCTCCGAGCCCAGCGGCCCCCCGAGGGCCTGTCCCCAGAGCTGCCCCCTCGAGATCTGCGCACACTGCAGAGGATGGGCCTGGAGATCGCCCGCGGGCTGGCGCACCTGCACTCGCACAACTACGTGCACAG CGACCTGGCCTTGCGCAACTGCCTGCTGACCTCTGACCTCACGGTGCGCATCGGAGATTATGGGCTGGCCCACAGCAACTACAAG GAGGACTACTACCTGACCCCCGAGCGCCTATGGATCCCCTTGCGCTGGGCAGCGCCCGAACTCCTCGGGGAGCTGCACGGGACCTTCATGGTGGTGGACCAGAGTCGAGAGAGCAACATCTG GTCCCTGGGGGTGACCCTGTGGGAGCTGTTTGAGTTTGGGGCACAGCCCTACCGCCACCTGTCAGACGAGGAGGTCCTCGCCTTTGTTGTCCGCCAGCAGCACGTCAAGCTAGCCCGCCCCAGGCTCAAGCTGCCCTATGCCGACTACTG GTATGACATCCTGCAGTCCTGCTGGCGGCCGCCTGCCCAGCGCCCCTCAGCCTCTGATCTCCAACTGCAGCTCACGTACCTGCTCTCTGAGCGCCCCCCCAgacccccacctcctccacccccaccccgagATGGTCCCTTCCCCTGGCCCTGGCCGCCATCGCACAGTGCACCCCGCCCAGGGACCCTGTCCTCGCCGTTCCCCCTTCTGGATGGCTTCCCTGGGGCTGACCCTGATGATGTGCTCACGGTCACTGAGAGTAGCCGTGGCCTCAACCTTGAGTGCCTGTGGGAGAAGGCGAGGCGTGGGGCAGGCCGGGGTGGGGGGGCACCTCCCTGGCAGCCGGCGtctgcacccccagccccccatgCCAACCCCTCCAACCCTTTCTATGAGGCACTGTCCACACCCAGTGTGCTGCCGGTCATCAGCGCCCGCAGCCCCTCGGTGAGCAGCGAGTACTACATCCGCCTGGAGGAGCATGGCTCCCCACCCGAGCCCCTCTTCCCCAACGACTGGGACCCCCTGGACCCAGGCGTGCCTGCCCCTCAGGCCCCTCAGGCCCCCTCCGAGGTGCCCCAGCTGGTGTCCGAGACCTGGGCGTCCCCCCTCTTCCCTGCGCCCCGGCCCTTCCCGGCCCAGTCCTCAGCATCAGGCAGTTTCCTGCTGAGTGGCTGGGACCCCGAGGGCCGGGGCGCTGGGGAGACCCTGGCCGGAGACCCTGCCGAGGTGCTGGGGGAGCGGGGCACTGCCCCATGGGccgacgaggaggaggaggaggaggagggcagctcCCCCGGCGAAGACAGCAGCAGCCTCGGGGGTGGCCCCAGCCGCAGGggccccctgccctgccccctgtGCAGCCGCGAGGGGGCCTGCTCCTGCCTGCCACTGGAGCGGGGAGACGCCGTGGCTGGCTGGGGGGGCCACCCTGCCCTTGGCTGTCCCCACCCCCCCGAGGACGACTCATCCTTGCGGGCAGAGCGGGGTTCCCTGGCCGACCTGCCCCTGGCCCCCCCCACCTCAGCCCCCCCCGAATTTCTGGACCCCCTCATGGGGGCCGCAGCACCCCAGTACCCCGGGCGGGGGCCACCTcccgctcccccccccccgccgccacCTCCCCGGGCCTCCACGGAACCGGCCCCGTCCCCCGACCCCCCGTCGGCCGTGGCCAGTCCAGGCTCAGGCCTGTCGTCTCCGGGCCCCAAGCCGGGGGACAGCGGCTACGAGACCGAGACCCCTTTTTCCCCCGAGGGAGCCTTCCCAGGTGGGGGGGCGGCCGAGGAGGAAGGGGTCCCTCGGCCGCGGGCTCCCCCCGAGCCACCCGACCCAGGAGCGCCCCGGCCACCCCCAGACCCGggtccccacccacccccagggaACCGGGAGAAGCCAACTTTCGTAGTTCAAGTGAGCACCGAGCAGCTACTGATGTCCCTGCGGGAGGATGTGACGAGGAACCTCCTAGGGGACAAGGGGGTGACATCCCGGGAGACAGGACCCAGGAAGGCGGGGAGAGGCCCCGGGAACAGAGAGAAAGTCCCAGGCCTGAACAGGGACCTGACAGTCCTGGGCGGCGGGAAGAAAGCCCCAAACCTGAGCCTCCCCGTGAACGGGGTGACAGTGTTGGAGAACGGGGATCAGAGAGCCCTGGGCATCGAGGAGAAGGCGGCGGAGAATGGGGGCCTGGAGTccccagagagagaagagaaagtgcTGGAGAATGGGGACCTGACACCcccaaggaaggaggagaaagccTTGGAGAATGGGGAGCTGAGGTCCCCAGAGGCCGGGGAGAAGCTGCTGGTGAATGGGGGACTGGTGTCCCCAAAGAGCGAGGAGATGGTGTCAGAGAATGGGAGCCTGAGATTCCCCAGGAACACGGAGAGACCACCAGAGACTGGGCCTTGGAGAGCCCCAGGGCCCTGGGAGAAGACGCTCGAGAGTGGGGGTCCAGCCCCCACGATCGGGGAGCCAGCCCCAGAGACCTCACTGGAGAAAGCCCCCATACCCGGCGAGGTGGCCTTGCCCCAGAACGGCTTGGAGACAGCCCCTGGCCCCCTTGGCCCAGCCCCCAAGAGCGGGACACTGGAACCCGGGACCGAGAGGAGAGCCCACGAGACTGGGGGGGTGCAGAGAGCCCCCGGGGCTGGGAGGCTGGACCTCGGGAGTGGGGGCCAAGCCCCAGTGGGCATGGGGATGGCCCCCGGCGGCGGCCCCGGAAGCGGCGTGGACGCAAAGGCCGGATGGGTAGACAGCACGAGGCCACAGCCACTGCCACCGCCGCCACTGGAGGCCCAGCTGAGGAGGCCGGAGCCAGCGCCCCAGAGATCCAAGCCGGAGGTGGCCCCCGAGGGAGAACTCGGGGTCCCAGACAGCAGGGCCGCCGGAGACACGGCACCCAGCGGAGACGGGGACCCCCCCAAGCCCGAGAGGAAGGGCCCCGAGATGCCACGACTGTTCTTGGACTTGGGACCCCCTCAGGGGAACAGCGAGCAGATCAAAG CCAAGCTCTCGCGGCTCTCGCTGGCGCTACCGCCGCTCACGCTCACGCCATTCCCGGGGCCGGGCCCTCGTCGGCCCCCGTGGGAGGGCGCGGACGTCGGGGCGGCTGGCGGGGAGGCCGGCGGGGCGGGGGCGCCGGGGCCGGCGGAGGACGGGGAGGACGAggacgaggacgaggaggaggacgaggaggcgGGCGCGGCGGCGGGGCAGCGGGGCTCCGGGAGGACGCGGGCAGCCCCGGTGCCCGTCGTGGTGAGCAGCGCCGACGCGGACGCGGCCCGCCCGCTGCGGGGGCTGCTCAAGTCTCCGCGCGGGGCCGACGAGTCCGAGGACAGCGAGCTGGAGAGGAAACGCAAGATGGTCTCCTTCCACGGGGACGTGACCGTCTACCTCTTCGACCAG GAGACGCCAACCAACGAGCTGAGCGTCCAGGGCCCCTCCGAGGGGGACACGGACCCGTCAACGCCCCCAGCGCCCCCGACGCCTCCCCACCCCGCCACCCCCGGAGATGGGTTTCCCAGCAACGACAGCGGCTTTG GAGGCAGTTTCGAGTGGGCGGAGgatttccccctcctccccccaccagGCCCCCCCCTGTGCTTCTCCCGCTTCTCCGTCTCGCCTGCGCTGGAGACCCCGGGGCCGCCCGCCCGGGCCCCCGACGCCCGGCCCGCAGGTACAGTGCTCCAGGCCCCGGCCTGCCCTCTGCGGTCTCTGTCCGCACGTTTCCCCGCACCTTGCTCATCTCTGGATTTACCTGCGTCTGTCTCTTCCTTAGTCCCTCTCAGTCACCACGACACCCACTCAGCTGTGGGACGAGTCAGACAGTCCGGCAGACGGTCTTGGGCACTCACGCCCCCTCCCTGA
- the Lmtk3 gene encoding serine/threonine-protein kinase LMTK3 isoform X2: MPAPGALILLAAVSASGCLASPAHPDGFALGRAPLAPPYAVVLISCSGLLAFIFLLLTCLCCKRGDVGFKEFENPEGEDCSGEYTPPAEETSSSQSLPDVYILPLAEVSLPMPAPQPSHSDMTTPLSLSRQHLSYLQEIGSGWFGKVILGELFSDYTPAQVVVKELRASAGPLEQRKFISEAQPYRSLQHPNVLQCLGLCVETLPFLLIMEFCQLGDLKRYLRAQRPPEGLSPELPPRDLRTLQRMGLEIARGLAHLHSHNYVHSDLALRNCLLTSDLTVRIGDYGLAHSNYKEDYYLTPERLWIPLRWAAPELLGELHGTFMVVDQSRESNIWSLGVTLWELFEFGAQPYRHLSDEEVLAFVVRQQHVKLARPRLKLPYADYWYDILQSCWRPPAQRPSASDLQLQLTYLLSERPPRPPPPPPPPRDGPFPWPWPPSHSAPRPGTLSSPFPLLDGFPGADPDDVLTVTESSRGLNLECLWEKARRGAGRGGGAPPWQPASAPPAPHANPSNPFYEALSTPSVLPVISARSPSVSSEYYIRLEEHGSPPEPLFPNDWDPLDPGVPAPQAPQAPSEVPQLVSETWASPLFPAPRPFPAQSSASGSFLLSGWDPEGRGAGETLAGDPAEVLGERGTAPWADEEEEEEEGSSPGEDSSSLGGGPSRRGPLPCPLCSREGACSCLPLERGDAVAGWGGHPALGCPHPPEDDSSLRAERGSLADLPLAPPTSAPPEFLDPLMGAAAPQYPGRGPPPAPPPPPPPPRASTEPAPSPDPPSAVASPGSGLSSPGPKPGDSGYETETPFSPEGAFPGGGAAEEEGVPRPRAPPEPPDPGAPRPPPDPGPHPPPGNREKPTFVVQVSTEQLLMSLREDVTRNLLGDKGVTSRETGPRKAGRGPGNREKVPGLNRDLTVLGGGKKAPNLSLPVNGVTVLENGDQRALGIEEKAAENGGLESPEREEKVLENGDLTPPRKEEKALENGELRSPEAGEKLLVNGGLVSPKSEEMVSENGSLRFPRNTERPPETGPWRAPGPWEKTLESGGPAPTIGEPAPETSLEKAPIPGEVALPQNGLETAPGPLGPAPKSGTLEPGTERRAHETGGVQRAPGAGRLDLGSGGQAPVGMGMAPGGGPGSGVDAKAGWVDSTRPQPLPPPPLEAQLRRPEPAPQRSKPEVAPEGELGVPDSRAAGDTAPSGDGDPPKPERKGPEMPRLFLDLGPPQGNSEQIKAKLSRLSLALPPLTLTPFPGPGPRRPPWEGADVGAAGGEAGGAGAPGPAEDGEDEDEDEEEDEEAGAAAGQRGSGRTRAAPVPVVVSSADADAARPLRGLLKSPRGADESEDSELERKRKMVSFHGDVTVYLFDQETPTNELSVQGPSEGDTDPSTPPAPPTPPHPATPGDGFPSNDSGFGGSFEWAEDFPLLPPPGPPLCFSRFSVSPALETPGPPARAPDARPAGPVEN; the protein is encoded by the exons ATGCCTGCCCCTGGCGCCCTCATCCTCCTCGCGGCCGTCTCCGCCTCTGGCTGCCTGGCGTCCCCGGCCCATCCCG ATGGATTCGCCCTGGGCCGGGCCCCTCTGGCTCCTCCCTACGCCGTGGTCCTCATTTCCTGCTCCGGCCTGCTGgccttcatcttcctcctcctcacctgtCTGTGCTGCAAAAGGGGCGATGTCGGTTTCAAG GAGTTTGAGAACCCTGAAGGAGAGGACTGCTCTGGGGAGTACACTCCCCCAGCAGAGGAGACCTCCTCATCACAGTCGCTGCCTGATGTCTACATTCTCCCGCTGGCTGAGGTCTCCTTGCCAATGCCTGCCCCGCAACCTTCACACTCAG ACATGACCACCCCTTTGAGTCTTAGCCGCCAGCACCTCAGCTACCTGCAAGAGATTGGGAGTGGCTGGTTTGGGAAG GTGATCCTCGGAGAGCTCTTCTCTGACTACACCCCAGCCCAGGTGGTGGTGAAGGAGCTCCGAGCCAGCGCAGGGCCGCTGGAGCAGCGCAAGTTCATCTCGGAAGCTCAGCCTTACAG GAGCCTGCAGCACCCCAACGTCCTCCAGTGCCTGGGCCTCTGTGTGGAGACGCTGCCCTTCCTGCTGATCATGGAGTTCTGTCAGCTG GGGGACCTGAAGCGTTACCTCCGAGCCCAGCGGCCCCCCGAGGGCCTGTCCCCAGAGCTGCCCCCTCGAGATCTGCGCACACTGCAGAGGATGGGCCTGGAGATCGCCCGCGGGCTGGCGCACCTGCACTCGCACAACTACGTGCACAG CGACCTGGCCTTGCGCAACTGCCTGCTGACCTCTGACCTCACGGTGCGCATCGGAGATTATGGGCTGGCCCACAGCAACTACAAG GAGGACTACTACCTGACCCCCGAGCGCCTATGGATCCCCTTGCGCTGGGCAGCGCCCGAACTCCTCGGGGAGCTGCACGGGACCTTCATGGTGGTGGACCAGAGTCGAGAGAGCAACATCTG GTCCCTGGGGGTGACCCTGTGGGAGCTGTTTGAGTTTGGGGCACAGCCCTACCGCCACCTGTCAGACGAGGAGGTCCTCGCCTTTGTTGTCCGCCAGCAGCACGTCAAGCTAGCCCGCCCCAGGCTCAAGCTGCCCTATGCCGACTACTG GTATGACATCCTGCAGTCCTGCTGGCGGCCGCCTGCCCAGCGCCCCTCAGCCTCTGATCTCCAACTGCAGCTCACGTACCTGCTCTCTGAGCGCCCCCCCAgacccccacctcctccacccccaccccgagATGGTCCCTTCCCCTGGCCCTGGCCGCCATCGCACAGTGCACCCCGCCCAGGGACCCTGTCCTCGCCGTTCCCCCTTCTGGATGGCTTCCCTGGGGCTGACCCTGATGATGTGCTCACGGTCACTGAGAGTAGCCGTGGCCTCAACCTTGAGTGCCTGTGGGAGAAGGCGAGGCGTGGGGCAGGCCGGGGTGGGGGGGCACCTCCCTGGCAGCCGGCGtctgcacccccagccccccatgCCAACCCCTCCAACCCTTTCTATGAGGCACTGTCCACACCCAGTGTGCTGCCGGTCATCAGCGCCCGCAGCCCCTCGGTGAGCAGCGAGTACTACATCCGCCTGGAGGAGCATGGCTCCCCACCCGAGCCCCTCTTCCCCAACGACTGGGACCCCCTGGACCCAGGCGTGCCTGCCCCTCAGGCCCCTCAGGCCCCCTCCGAGGTGCCCCAGCTGGTGTCCGAGACCTGGGCGTCCCCCCTCTTCCCTGCGCCCCGGCCCTTCCCGGCCCAGTCCTCAGCATCAGGCAGTTTCCTGCTGAGTGGCTGGGACCCCGAGGGCCGGGGCGCTGGGGAGACCCTGGCCGGAGACCCTGCCGAGGTGCTGGGGGAGCGGGGCACTGCCCCATGGGccgacgaggaggaggaggaggaggagggcagctcCCCCGGCGAAGACAGCAGCAGCCTCGGGGGTGGCCCCAGCCGCAGGggccccctgccctgccccctgtGCAGCCGCGAGGGGGCCTGCTCCTGCCTGCCACTGGAGCGGGGAGACGCCGTGGCTGGCTGGGGGGGCCACCCTGCCCTTGGCTGTCCCCACCCCCCCGAGGACGACTCATCCTTGCGGGCAGAGCGGGGTTCCCTGGCCGACCTGCCCCTGGCCCCCCCCACCTCAGCCCCCCCCGAATTTCTGGACCCCCTCATGGGGGCCGCAGCACCCCAGTACCCCGGGCGGGGGCCACCTcccgctcccccccccccgccgccacCTCCCCGGGCCTCCACGGAACCGGCCCCGTCCCCCGACCCCCCGTCGGCCGTGGCCAGTCCAGGCTCAGGCCTGTCGTCTCCGGGCCCCAAGCCGGGGGACAGCGGCTACGAGACCGAGACCCCTTTTTCCCCCGAGGGAGCCTTCCCAGGTGGGGGGGCGGCCGAGGAGGAAGGGGTCCCTCGGCCGCGGGCTCCCCCCGAGCCACCCGACCCAGGAGCGCCCCGGCCACCCCCAGACCCGggtccccacccacccccagggaACCGGGAGAAGCCAACTTTCGTAGTTCAAGTGAGCACCGAGCAGCTACTGATGTCCCTGCGGGAGGATGTGACGAGGAACCTCCTAGGGGACAAGGGGGTGACATCCCGGGAGACAGGACCCAGGAAGGCGGGGAGAGGCCCCGGGAACAGAGAGAAAGTCCCAGGCCTGAACAGGGACCTGACAGTCCTGGGCGGCGGGAAGAAAGCCCCAAACCTGAGCCTCCCCGTGAACGGGGTGACAGTGTTGGAGAACGGGGATCAGAGAGCCCTGGGCATCGAGGAGAAGGCGGCGGAGAATGGGGGCCTGGAGTccccagagagagaagagaaagtgcTGGAGAATGGGGACCTGACACCcccaaggaaggaggagaaagccTTGGAGAATGGGGAGCTGAGGTCCCCAGAGGCCGGGGAGAAGCTGCTGGTGAATGGGGGACTGGTGTCCCCAAAGAGCGAGGAGATGGTGTCAGAGAATGGGAGCCTGAGATTCCCCAGGAACACGGAGAGACCACCAGAGACTGGGCCTTGGAGAGCCCCAGGGCCCTGGGAGAAGACGCTCGAGAGTGGGGGTCCAGCCCCCACGATCGGGGAGCCAGCCCCAGAGACCTCACTGGAGAAAGCCCCCATACCCGGCGAGGTGGCCTTGCCCCAGAACGGCTTGGAGACAGCCCCTGGCCCCCTTGGCCCAGCCCCCAAGAGCGGGACACTGGAACCCGGGACCGAGAGGAGAGCCCACGAGACTGGGGGGGTGCAGAGAGCCCCCGGGGCTGGGAGGCTGGACCTCGGGAGTGGGGGCCAAGCCCCAGTGGGCATGGGGATGGCCCCCGGCGGCGGCCCCGGAAGCGGCGTGGACGCAAAGGCCGGATGGGTAGACAGCACGAGGCCACAGCCACTGCCACCGCCGCCACTGGAGGCCCAGCTGAGGAGGCCGGAGCCAGCGCCCCAGAGATCCAAGCCGGAGGTGGCCCCCGAGGGAGAACTCGGGGTCCCAGACAGCAGGGCCGCCGGAGACACGGCACCCAGCGGAGACGGGGACCCCCCCAAGCCCGAGAGGAAGGGCCCCGAGATGCCACGACTGTTCTTGGACTTGGGACCCCCTCAGGGGAACAGCGAGCAGATCAAAG CCAAGCTCTCGCGGCTCTCGCTGGCGCTACCGCCGCTCACGCTCACGCCATTCCCGGGGCCGGGCCCTCGTCGGCCCCCGTGGGAGGGCGCGGACGTCGGGGCGGCTGGCGGGGAGGCCGGCGGGGCGGGGGCGCCGGGGCCGGCGGAGGACGGGGAGGACGAggacgaggacgaggaggaggacgaggaggcgGGCGCGGCGGCGGGGCAGCGGGGCTCCGGGAGGACGCGGGCAGCCCCGGTGCCCGTCGTGGTGAGCAGCGCCGACGCGGACGCGGCCCGCCCGCTGCGGGGGCTGCTCAAGTCTCCGCGCGGGGCCGACGAGTCCGAGGACAGCGAGCTGGAGAGGAAACGCAAGATGGTCTCCTTCCACGGGGACGTGACCGTCTACCTCTTCGACCAG GAGACGCCAACCAACGAGCTGAGCGTCCAGGGCCCCTCCGAGGGGGACACGGACCCGTCAACGCCCCCAGCGCCCCCGACGCCTCCCCACCCCGCCACCCCCGGAGATGGGTTTCCCAGCAACGACAGCGGCTTTG GAGGCAGTTTCGAGTGGGCGGAGgatttccccctcctccccccaccagGCCCCCCCCTGTGCTTCTCCCGCTTCTCCGTCTCGCCTGCGCTGGAGACCCCGGGGCCGCCCGCCCGGGCCCCCGACGCCCGGCCCGCAG